One window of the Anguilla rostrata isolate EN2019 chromosome 13, ASM1855537v3, whole genome shotgun sequence genome contains the following:
- the abhd6a gene encoding monoacylglycerol lipase ABHD6 encodes MDLELGNMFFIAGGTLAIPILAFVASFLLWPAALIRVYYWYWRRALGLQVRYADCESYRFCYSTRGKPGSKPSVLMLHGFSTHKDMWLSVVKFLPKHLHLVCVDMPGHEGTSRTNAADYSIDGQVTRIHQFVDNIRLNKKPFHVVGTSMGGNVAGVYAARYPSDVSGLTLICPAGLNQPHESKFVKHLRVLEKTQNIQTIPLIPSTSEEMDQMIKLVSHIRYKIPQQILQGLVDVRIPHNDFYREAFMEIVGENSRYSLHDNMHLITAPVQVIWGKQDQVVDVSGASVLADALPECQVHLLDNCGHSVPVERPRKIATLMTDFLIAQQNVGNDSSKKLS; translated from the exons ATGGACCTGGAATTGGGGAACATGTTCTTCATTGCCGGAGGGACTTTGGCCATTCCTATTCTGGCTTTTGTGGCCTCATTCCTGCTATGGCCTGCAGCTCTGATCAGGGTGTACTACTG GTACTGGAGGAGGGCCCTCGGCCTACAGGTGCGCTACGCTGACTGTGAGTCATACCGCTTCTGCTACTCGACCAGAGGGAAGCCGGGGAGCAAGCCGTCCGTCCTGATGCTGCACGGCTTCTCCACTCACAAAGACATGTGGCTGTCTGTGGTCAAG TTCTTGCCGAAACACCTGCACCTCGTGTGTGTGGACATGCCTGGACATGAAGGGACTTCACGCACCAATGCCGCGGACTACTCCATAGACGGGCAGGTCACAAGGATCCACCAG TTTGTGGACAATATCCGGCTGAACAAGAAGCCCTTCCATGTGGTCGGCACATCCATGGGAGGAAACGTGGCTGGAGTTTATGCTGCCCGCTACCCCTCAGACGTCTCTGGCCTCACGCTCATCTGTCCTGCAG GCCTGAATCAGCCTCATGAAAGCAAGTTTGTCAAGCACCTGCGGGTCTTAGAGAAGACCCAGAACATCCAGACCATCCCGCTCATACCGTCCACGTCTGAGGAGATGGACCAAATGATAAAGCTTGTCTCGCATATCCGTTACAAGATCCCTCAACAG ATTCTTCAGGGATTAGTGGATGTCCGAATACCTCACAATGATTTCTATCGAGAAG CATTCATGGAGATAGTGGGGGAGAACTCAAGATATTCCTTGCATGACAACATGCACTTGATCACAGCTCCTGTGCAAGTCATTTGGGGAAAACAGGATCAG gTGGTGGATGTCTCTGGAGCCTCAGTGTTAGCAGATGCCCTGCCTGAGTGTCAGGTGCACCTTCTGGACAACTGTGGTCACTCAGTGCCTGTAGAAAGGCCTCGTAAAATCGCCACCCTCATGACAGACTTTCTCATCGCCCAGCAAAACGTGGGAAACGACAGCAGCAAGAAGCTCTCCTGA